Below is a genomic region from Chelmon rostratus isolate fCheRos1 chromosome 7, fCheRos1.pri, whole genome shotgun sequence.
AGCAatatgtctgtgttgtgttcacaacttgattctgctgcccccaagaggCCAAAAAATGAGATGATGCACAAAGCACCCCTGGACAACACTTCAATGAATTTGCACTTTTAAATGTACCTTGAAGTCAAACATGGCACAACTTTAGCATATGCAAccagctgctaaaaaaaaagacacaaagacgcACACAACTTTGGGTTTTTTGTAGTCCAGTGAATCAGGAACTGACCCAGAAATGACTAGTTCACATCCCGCATGTGAACTTTGGTTACATGGTACATACGCTGCCTCTAGCACACATAAGACAAAATAGGTGGCCCAAATAAATCAAGTAAATACTCATGTGTTCTATTGAATTAGCGTCTTCTTTAATTGGCCATGTTTTTGAGATAGCCTTTGCATCCACACTTGCAGAGCATCCAGATCCCTTCATGGCGAGAGTGAACGCTCATGTGGCTGACTGTAAGGTAAAATTAGCACGAGCCAGGCCAGCCAGCTCATTCACACTCCACTGAAGTGCTGCAGCTTAGGTAATTTTCTAACTGCAGTGGTTAAATCCACACATAACTGTAGGTGTTAACAGATGGAATTTTAAAGCCAAAGTGCTTTAGCTCACTTTAATCGTTCATACCCCTCCCCAACACCTGAGCTATTATGAGGTGTTCGCTCACTTCTCTTACTCATTAGGGACGGCAGGCAATTGTGTGACACCGCAGCTTTTATGTATTTGATAATAGACTCTGATCTCTGCTGATTCTCTATATTAAAGCCTGCACCTCTCCCAGCTTTGGTTGGACAGCAGCTGGGCCAGACAtctgctctcagctgcagccCGGCCAACAGATGGGACAGGTGATAAGCCTAAGTCAGCACTCTCCGAAAACCCAAGCAGAAGCCCCTTACGGCCTGTGTTTAGCTAACATTCGGCTCATCCGGCCACGGCTTCCTATTTAACAAAAACACCCTGAGCCTCAACTTGCTCTCTGACTTTTTAATTTGCTGGAAAGAACATTAGGCCTTGTGAAAGAATAACTCTTCTCGCctttcttcctgctctgcagcgAGACCAAACGTGACCATTAAAGCAGAGATAGTACAAGAAGGAGGAAGTGACTTCTGGGTGGTCTCTTGCATTTCGTCTGGAGGGAGACCTGATACCAACATCTCACTGGCTTTGAGCACcgatgaagagctgcagagagagaccagcagagactcagacacacaaacaagctcaGTCCTGCTCCCTGCAGCAGAATATGAGGGCCACAATGTCACCTGTGTGTTTGACCACCCCAAatttacagagagagagtcacCAGTCATCACACTGCCATCCTTCTGTGAGTACCATCAGTGTTCACATTGAAAAACTCTGCTGATGCTCATGAGGTAGAAGTTCAGAGATCATGCGCTTTCTTTTCTGCAGATTTGTCAGGAGTTCAGCTGTCGACCTCAGAGCCGCGAAGCAACAGTGATGACTTCCAAGACACAGAGTCTTTAGAGCTGCAGACAGGACAGAGTGACACCGTCATCGGGCTGCAGGTCACTGGGAATGTGCCGCGTTACAATGTTACCTGCAAAAAGTACGAAATATTTGGTgttaaaagaacattttacacaaaaagcTTCATGTAGAGCACAACTCAACATGTGAAAACACTAACTTCTGTTGCTCTACATGAGCTTTCTGAAGTGTGAAAAATAACCCAGTTACAATTGATGTTTGAAAGATGAAGAAGCTATTAAGCTGTAATATGGAGTTTGACCCACACACGGGACTAAACGTGAGGACATCTTGGCCTCAGCAGCTTTGATTTTTACCATTATTAGTGACGTAACGCAGCCCTTTGAGGCAGAAGGTCTTGTCCCATATCATGACCTCAAGGAGCTGTCATGCATCATTTGATCaataatctgttttatttaattgattgattgacatcCTTTGTGTCACCATTTGCGTCACTCCACAGATTGTTGAGTGAAGTGAGCCTGATGTAAAAcctgctatttttctttttgttttcactgttttcgTTTTGTCACAAgcatcttttttccttttcacacGGAGAAAGAATAATTTTTGGGGGAAATACTTAGAAACAGGAGACACTGTATTACTTCGTTTTCTGTCATGTGCAGTACAGTAGACTGAAACGACCTACATATCTTGTGGAGGATGTGGTCACACGTTTGATGGCACCAAACCACaagtgacagacagcaggaaccAGATTCAGACATGTTtcctgatggaaaaaaaaatcatttactcaatatttaactgtaataatgtaataatggTAGACTGAAGCGTGATTtgtacatttactttttctctCTAGAGATGATGGGCTCTTGCCTGAGGGTGTGGAGCTGGctgacagcagcctcacagTTCAGGGTCCTGTGGGGCACCAGCATGCTGGCCTGTATGAATGTTTCTTCTCGTATCACCATCTTCAGGCAACACTGAAGTTTAATGTCACAGTCAAACCTCACGTCACACCGCCTGGTAGGTGAAACTCTTTGCACATATTCCATAAATACTTTCATGAATACATTTGTGAATATTCTGCATCGTCGGCCCTGAAATATTGATGCGGGACCTCCTCTCCGCACTCTTCCTCTCAGTTCCTCCCACAATACGAGTTGATTTGCAGACTCGAGATGGACAGCGGGTGATTGAGTGCTCAGCAGCTGATGCTGTTCCTGCGGCCAACCTGTCCTGGCTTCTACCAGAGGGTGTGTCTGGAGTCACTAGGTTCAATTTCACTTCTCATAATGGAAGCCACTCTGTCAAGGGAGTTTTACTCCTCCCTGCCTGCTCGCCTTGGGAGCTCACTGCAGAGTGTGTGATAAATCACCCTGCGTTTGAGGAGCCAGAGAACAGAAGTATAACACTCCCTCTTTGCGGTATGTTCAACAAATCAGCCGATGGATAATTTTGTCTGAGTAGAGGACATGTTTGGCCGTGTAAGCGCACCATAGATTTAATCTTTTTCTCAAAAGTAACCCCTCACTTCCTGTGGTGTAACTCCTCTTTCCCACGCAGCTCGCGCGAACATCACCATCAACTCCAGCACTGAGTGGAAAGACGGGGACGAGTACACAAAGGTGGACTGCTCCGTGGACAGCGTCGCCCCTGCAGCAGCTATAACCTGGCATGTTGGAAACAGTGACAACAGCATCAGTTATCTGTCGGAGAGCGAAGTCCAGACTGATGGTTTGGTATCAGCCCGCAGCTCTGTGCACTTCTTGTCTTCTCTGTATTCTGGTCAGAATTTGAGCTGCATGGTGGAGCATCCGAGCCTGGAGGCACCAGAAAGAAGAACAATACACATTCTTGTgcacagtatgttatttctttctttgagaCATTTCTCTTTGTGACACACTCGCACAGCTGCTCACCCCCTTCCTGTCAccccttgttttctttttcagaagCCTGTCtgctgagtgtgtctgtgcagagacAGCAGGACTCTCCCCTCTGGCTGGCAGTGTGTGACTGCCGAGGGGAGGGCGTCGGGACCAACCTCGCCTGGGTTCTTCCCGAAAATGCAAAAAGCCAAACTTCCCTGCAGTCAGAGCACGAAGGCCAAGTCCTGAAAGCCAGGCTGACTTATCAGTTTCCTCTGGCCCTTCATGAGGGGCAGGACCTGACATGTGTGTATCATTTCGACCACGGAACAGAGAAGAGGACGGTTCATATCCCCAGATACTGTGAGTTTCACATGAACACCTGCATACTTCAGTTATTCCAAATGTGGAAATTCACATAAATGCATTGGGAGATCCAAAGATACAAGGTTCATATTCAAGCTTCAACTGACTTCTCTGCAGACATCTCCTCTCTGGAAGTCCTAAACCACACGACTCCTCTGCAAAGCCGCTATGGTGGCGAACCCAGCCTACACAGACTGACTCTCCAGCAAAATCATCACAACCAGAGAGTGCTGCTCCGAGTCAAAGGCAACGTTCCAGAGTACAACCTCGACTGTAGAAGGTGGTGTATCCACTGTTATCAATCACCTAAATATCATGAGGaagcacctgcacacacagtgtgctgtACAAAACTCAATCCCATCCCCATTTAAAGGAGCTAATACAGCTGGAGTAAGATTTATTAGCCTAAAAATGTAAACTGGATCGTTTGTGTGACCTTGATATTCTTCCAGCATGAGGCCTGATATATCTTACTCCTCTGTACCAGAGTCCTACTATTAAAACACTGGTTTATTTTGAatcaatcccacacacacacacacacacacaccctgctgccgtaaaaatactcactagagcatcGAATGTGTTTTAATCCGGGGCTGAAAATAACCCCCAGTTGATACATATGTGAGTAACATTTGCTACAGAGCTCAAGTTTTTTAGAGAATTGTTGATCCTTCTTTAAAgcaaatatatttcatatttatggTGCAATTTAGAAGATTTGTGTGTTTAGGAGGAACAGATGGGCTTCAACTCTTCCAGCCTTCTTCAGTTAAAAGTCACTTGTGTTTCAGGAGCGATGGCTCGTTCGTCCAAATGGATGGGGTTGCAATGGTCTTCCAGTCGAAGCTCACGGAGCAGGACGAAGGCCTGTACACCTGCCGGGCGTCCTTCTATCACCACAAAGCCACGGTCAACATTCAGGTGGAGGTCTCGAGCGAGGAGAAAGTGTTTGGTGAGTGCTTACCATGCTGTATTTTCCAGCTACATTCACAGACTGATCTGTTTACTCAGGAAATTCTGATCATATTGACATGCTGAGGTATGCTATCAGGCAGTATTTGTGGCTTtgacaactgtgtgtgtgtgtgtgtgtgtttcagcactgGTGACCATGATCAGCGTCTCTTCAGTCTCTGCCATCACGCTCATCCTTGTCATCACTGTTTGGGTGTGCTGGTGAGTTAAATGCCTCCACAGGTGACAGGTTGTAGCTCGGCAGGTGATGCGTCGACTGGCAAAATGAGGGCACCGATGTCGCTGCCATACAATACGAGACAAACAGGATGCACGAATCGTTAACGCAACTCACCAAAACCCCACTATCATGCAGTTaatcacaaacaggaagtaatgTGGCTGAAACAGACAGGTGCCTCTGCCACCGCAGCCCTGCTTGCAGACAGGTAGAAAATGTTCCCTCACTCACTGAGAAcaacagatttattttccagtttcCTGCTCTGGCGTGCACTGTTACTTCTGGCACTTTCTGCAAAAGACTGCTGTTAGTTGGCTGATTATCATCACTGCCACATTGCAAAAACAAAGGTAAAAGGTTCAAAAAGTCCACATCCTCGGAAGTTATTAGTATAATGAAATTCAAGCTGCCATTCATCAATGAAAAAAAGCCATAACTCCATCCCTTAATCTTATTGCTGTTGGAAAAAATCAGTGAGTCACTGGTCTTTAATGACAGATGTGGGATATGTGTCACAATCCCAGAAATGTTTATGGTTTCTGCCTGCAGAAGTTTGCACATTTCCACGTTCACTGCCAAACTTCTCTGAAGAATGTTTGTCAGGATCAGATCAGGTCTCTGTGCTGTGAATAAAGCTGCACTGTGCAGCACAACAGAAGCTGTTTCAGGAGGCCTCACAGGCTTTACTCTCTGGTTAGAACATTTGGTCAAGGTGCCATTGGTTGGTAGGGCCTCAGTCCCATTATCCCTTGCTCCGGTGGGAGGGTCCTGTCAGGCTAATTCGGGAAGGTCAGTCACACAGCATACAACAACGTACACTAGAAAACATGACTCCCAGGGAGAGAAGCTATTCTGGGTGTAACgtcaacccccccccccggccCTCCCCTCCAGTGCTGGGGACACTTTTTGACGGCTGCAGATCTTCATTGGGTTGTTGTCACTACGGTCATAATGTACAAAGtgagctgctgcctctgacaTTAGAGATCAATGACGAGGACTCAGGTCACCGCTCATCTCCTGTCATATTCACACCTGCAACTCGCAATGTTTGTACCGTGTCAGATTGTCACAGTGCCACCTAGCGCTATTATGTAGTATTACACATTCCAACAAAATAAGTAATTCACAtgattaataatgataataataatagtactaccactgctactactactaataataaaagtaattaataatctttttttttcgtTTTACAGCAAAGGAAGAAGTAGGACACAATACACGGTAAGAATAAATTCAGTTAACAAAAAAGGCACTTCAAAAGACCAGAGTCTGCTCTGGCCTTTGTGGATTTGCATTGTCATTTGTATGTTCATAAATCTTGTTTTTCTGGCTTTGCTCAGTTTTTACATCTGtttccttcccctctctgtcaTCCAGAAGAAGGAGTCTCTCTCGGCCTTGACGGCTCTGATGCACGAGCCCGGCTCTCCTGAGGTGAAGAAGCCATCGGTGACTGAAAACGACTGCAAAGAACAAGCTCAGCTGGTCAGTTACTCCATAGTCATTGACATCAAGAGTACAGTGTGAAGATATACGGTGCTTTGCAGGGCTTTGGATTAAACATTGAGCTTCATCACATTGTGCACAGACTAGATATGAAGGCTTACTGGAACTGCAGCAATGTTTATAATTCTGTGTTAAGGTTTTTAGTTTTGACTGATTGGCATTAATGATTTTAAAGGCAGtaattttgcactttttcatCTTACTTGAATTTTGCACTGTATGCACATTGCATTTTCCATGTTCATGATTATAATAAatcaatttagtttttttttcattttgttttgtttcatttgttaaaTTATATGTGTATGATGTGATGTGctacaacaaacacagacattagTACAGATGAATGACAGACTTGGCTGTGACTTTAGCTCCACACCATCTGCCCTTGTGATGTCTTTGGTTGACTAAATTAGTGAAGGACCATCTGCTGTGACAAAAGGAGCAGTTCTATAAATAAATTCTCACACAGTATAGATCCAGATGCACATATTCATCTTCAGCTTATCACGTACATTAGGTTGTGGTGCTGCTGCACCCTCTTGTGGCAAACCAGTATACACACAACTGAGTGACTCAGGTTTCAGTCACGGCCCTTTACGTCTCAATCAAAATCCCTCCAAGATCTGTTTACTCTTAAAGTTCATTTGAGTAAT
It encodes:
- the si:ch211-149e23.4 gene encoding uncharacterized protein si:ch211-149e23.4; this translates as MGCSGLLILGLVLNVAHCLEILGSDGKSILAITRNITAALGEDVYLGCRYLGDSVIERAEWKRHINSENKLKRLAGFNFDRPFSRDGFSDPDSATNLTVKMSVSSVEVEGEYICEFASEDDYYYDNVFVTVVAQPDIQILVNAETINGSHYQSVSCSAVGARPPPQISWLVSGLPPSDDIFTVYASDTAHSNGTSTLSSILRFPTHLQDEDSVTCVVQHPTLPNPELTTVRVETYTRPNVTIKAEIVQEGGSDFWVVSCISSGGRPDTNISLALSTDEELQRETSRDSDTQTSSVLLPAAEYEGHNVTCVFDHPKFTERESPVITLPSFYLSGVQLSTSEPRSNSDDFQDTESLELQTGQSDTVIGLQVTGNVPRYNVTCKKDDGLLPEGVELADSSLTVQGPVGHQHAGLYECFFSYHHLQATLKFNVTVKPHVTPPVPPTIRVDLQTRDGQRVIECSAADAVPAANLSWLLPEGVSGVTRFNFTSHNGSHSVKGVLLLPACSPWELTAECVINHPAFEEPENRSITLPLCARANITINSSTEWKDGDEYTKVDCSVDSVAPAAAITWHVGNSDNSISYLSESEVQTDGLVSARSSVHFLSSLYSGQNLSCMVEHPSLEAPERRTIHILVHKACLLSVSVQRQQDSPLWLAVCDCRGEGVGTNLAWVLPENAKSQTSLQSEHEGQVLKARLTYQFPLALHEGQDLTCVYHFDHGTEKRTVHIPRYYISSLEVLNHTTPLQSRYGGEPSLHRLTLQQNHHNQRVLLRVKGNVPEYNLDCRRSDGSFVQMDGVAMVFQSKLTEQDEGLYTCRASFYHHKATVNIQVEVSSEEKVFALVTMISVSSVSAITLILVITVWVCCKGRSRTQYTKKESLSALTALMHEPGSPEVKKPSVTENDCKEQAQLVSYSIVIDIKSTV